In the genome of Candidatus Omnitrophota bacterium, one region contains:
- a CDS encoding 5-formyltetrahydrofolate cyclo-ligase, whose protein sequence is MKHKIRKHIKEKLRAHSPLEKSRKSGIIKDKLFDEEEFKKAKVVMFYVSLKDEVDTCFMIDEALKAGKRVCVPVILKEEKRLIAGEIKNRLEDLESQHFGIYQPRYDRVEEVPLDDIDLVVVPGIAFDKNNIRLGRGHGYYDRFLSGLPAATKAIGLAFDFQVLEDLPKDPHDIPVSKIVSG, encoded by the coding sequence GTGAAGCATAAGATCAGGAAGCACATAAAAGAGAAGCTTAGGGCGCATTCGCCGCTTGAAAAATCCAGAAAAAGTGGTATAATAAAGGATAAGCTATTTGACGAAGAGGAGTTTAAAAAGGCAAAGGTTGTGATGTTTTATGTCTCGTTGAAGGATGAAGTAGATACCTGCTTCATGATAGACGAGGCGCTTAAAGCGGGAAAAAGGGTTTGTGTTCCTGTAATTTTGAAGGAAGAGAAGAGATTGATAGCGGGCGAAATTAAAAATAGGCTGGAAGATTTAGAAAGTCAGCATTTTGGGATATATCAACCCAGGTACGACAGGGTAGAAGAAGTCCCTTTAGATGATATAGATTTGGTTGTAGTTCCGGGCATCGCGTTTGATAAAAATAACATAAGGTTAGGGCGAGGTCACGGCTACTACGACAGATTCTTATCAGGCTTACCAGCTGCAACCAAGGCTATCGGCCTGGCATTTGACTTCCAGGTCCTGGAAGATCTTCCCAAAGACCCACACGACATTCCCGTCTCGAAAATCGTTAGTGGTTGA